One Prunus dulcis chromosome 8, ALMONDv2, whole genome shotgun sequence DNA window includes the following coding sequences:
- the LOC117636649 gene encoding uncharacterized protein LOC117636649 — protein MLLRSSSTPVIGSLLSSFSADSPNIISNHHSEPTKPSTIHHTPSKFSFHQTVALNISHNSSPISPSVDSDRFSSHGFRRAQSDGNLEGLLAYASCDQNEDRVCALKPPKIFPGRFKCTMLQTIPSFSLHNSDEEEDSDIEYEDEEEEFEENVERVVAMEGENVGLEEKVKNMSLTQDVKFLDKIWSAGFEEKRELVSREMHLAKGLGIGGGGGGGSRGRGEVNWEGSGDDGGENHGAEGHYKKLVEENPGNPLFLGNYAQFLYQTKRDLRGAEEYYSRAILADPKDGEVLAQYANLVWELHHDQDRALSYYERAVQAAPQDSHVHAAYANFLWETEEDEDEDEAYASGYDLHAIPSYPHEGIMTSASA, from the exons ATGTTGCTGAGGAGCTCATCAACACCAGTTATTGGATCTCTCCTTTCATCATTCTCAGCAGACAGTCCCAATATCATTAGCAACCATCACTCTGAGCCCACCAAACCATCCACCATCCACCATACTCCCTCCAAATTCTCATTCCACCAAACTGTGGCTCTCAACATCTCACACAATTCCTCACCAATCTCTCCCTCTGTTGATTCTGACCGGTTTTCATCCCACGGGTTTCGAAGGGCTCAGTCTGATGGGAACCTGGAAGGACTACTGGCCTATGCTTCTTGTGACCAAAATGAAGATCGTGTCTGTGCCTTAAAACCACCCAAGATTTTTCCTGGAAGATTCAAGTGCACAATGCTGCAAACTATCCCATCTTTTTCACTTCATAACtcagatgaagaagaagatagtgATATAGAATatgaggatgaggaagaagagttTGAGGAGAATGTGGAGAGAGTTGTGGCTATGGAAGGTGAAAATGTTGGTTTAGAGGAGAAGGTGAAGAACATGAGCTTAACTCAGGATGTAAaatttttggacaaaataTGGAGTGCAGgttttgaagagaaaagagagctTGTGAGTCGAGAAATGCATCTTGCAAAGGGGCTTGGGATTGGTGGAGGCGGCGGCGGGGGTAGCCGCGGTAGAGGAGAAGTTAATTGGGAAGGATCTGGTGATGATGGAGGAGAGAACCATGGGGCTGAGGGGCATTACAAGAAGCTGGTTGAGGAAAATCCAGGGAACCCCTTGTTTCTTGGAAATTATGCTCAATTTTTGTATCAG ACCAAGAGAGACCTTCGTGGAGCAGAGGAATATTACTCTCGAGCCATCCTAGCAGACCCTAAAGATGGTGAAGTTTTGGCTCAATATGCTAATTTAGTATGGGAGCTGCACCACGACCAAGATAGAGCCCTGAGCTACTATGAACGAGCAGTTCAAGCTGCACCTCAAGACAG CCATGTCCATGCAGCATATGCTAATTTCCTCTGGGAAACAGAGGAAGacgaagatgaagatgaagctTATGCGTCAGGGTACGATCTTCATGCCATCCCGTCATATCCTCACGAAGGAATTATGACTTCAGCAAGCGCCTAA
- the LOC117636647 gene encoding uncharacterized protein LOC117636647, whose protein sequence is MFGCKCFYWKKLTDLFPPEPEPFSLPDPIPQWPPGEGFASGKVSLGEIEVFKINRFEFIWTCSLPEDKKKCVTFYKPAGIPDGFHSIGHYCQSNDKPLHGFVLVVREADMPETADVLERVKSPALSKPLDYTLVWSPDEGNEEIYGACGYFWLPQPPEGYKAMGFLVTNKPDKPGLDEVRCVRADLTDRCETYTLILNAITTSLNLPFQVWTTRPHHRGMMGKGVSVGTFFCSNDLGIVKDLHIRCLKNLNPKLSGMPNLDQIHSLINHYGPIVFFHPEEVYLPSSVSWFFKSGALLYKSGTSVGEAIDGSGSNLPSGGTNDGQFWIDLPNDDRREIITHGNLESAKLYVHVKPALGGIFSDIAMWVFCPFNGPATIKVGPLDIPLSKIGQHVGDWEHFTLRICNFSGELWSIYFSQHSGGKWVDAYDLEYIEGNRAIVYSSKSGHASYPHPGTYLQGSDKLGVGIRNDAACSNLSVDSSVHYELVSAEYLGDGVVTEPCWLNFMREWGPTIVYNSRTELDKVINLLPVMFKYSVENIFSKFPVELYGEEGPTGPKEKNNWVGDERS, encoded by the exons ATGTTCGGGTGCAAGTGCTTCTATTGGAAGAAACTCACCGATTTATTCCCACCAGAGCCTGAACCCTTCTCTCTGCCTGATCCCATTCCTCAGTGGCCTCCAG GTGAAGGTTTTGCTTCTGGAAAAGTAAGTCTTGGAGAAATAGAGGTTTTTAAAATCAACAGATTTGAGTTCATCTGGACCTGCTCTCTGCCAGAGGACAAGAAAAAATGTGTTACATTTTATAAACCAGCGGGAATACCTGATGGATTCCATAGCATTGGCCACTATTGCCAATCTAATGATAAGCCTTTACACGGTTTTGTTCTTGTGGTTAGAGAGGCCGATATGCCAGAAACAGCCGATGTTTTGGAGCGTGTCAAGTCCCCGGCTCTCAGCAAACCACTTGATTACACATTAGTATGGAGTCCTGACGAAGGAAATGAGGAAATTTATGGTGCATGTGGCTACTTTTGGCTACCTCAGCCGCCTGAAGGTTACAAAGCAATGGGATTTTTAGTGACTAACAAGCCTGACAAACCTGGGCTGGATGAAGTGAGGTGTGTTCGAGCTGATTTAACTGACAGATGTGAAACTTACACACTCATTCTTAATGCCATTACAACATCTCTCAATCTTCCTTTTCAAGTTTGGACTACGAGACCACATCATCGGGGAATGATGGGGAAGGGGGTTTCTGTAGGTACATTTTTCTGCAGTAATGACTTGGGCATTGTAAAGGATCTACACATTAGATGCTTGAAGAATCTGAATCCTAAGCTATCTGGAATGCCAAATCTTGATCAAATTCATTCACTTATCAATCATTATGGACCCATCGTTTTCTTTCATCCAGAAGAGGTCTACTTGCCATCTTCTGTTTCATGGTTTTTCAAAAGTGGAGCATTGTTGTACAAATCTGGCACATCTGTTGGTGAGGCTATTGATGGTAGCGGCTCAAACTTGCCAAGTGGGGGGACAAATGATGGCCAGTTTTGGATTGACTTGCCGAATGATGATCGAAGAGAAATTATAACACATGGAAACTTGGAAAGTGCAAAACTTTATGTTCATGTGAAACCAGCTCTTGGTGGGATTTTTTCTGACATTGCAATGTGGGTATTTTGCCCCTTCAATGGACCAGCCACTATCAAAGTTGGGCCTCTGGACATCCCTCTTAGCAAGATCGGACAGCATGTGGGTGACTGGGAGCATTTCACACTCCGCATCTGCAACTTTTCAGGAGAGCTTTGGAGTATATACTTCTCACAGCACAGCGGTGGCAAATGGGTAGATGCATATGATTTGGAGTACATAGAAGGGAATAGGGCTATTGTGTACTCATCGAAAAGTGGCCATGCGAGCTACCCTCATCCCGGGACTTACCTTCAGGGGTCGGACAAGCTTGGAGTTGGAATAAGGAACGATGCTGCTTGTAGTAATCTATCTGTGGATTCGAGTGTCCATTACGAACTTGTTTCAGCTGAGTATCTTGGAGACGGGGTAGTTACTGAGCCATGTTGGCTGAATTTTATGAGAGAATGGGGTCCAACAATTGTGTACAATTCAAGAACTGAGCTTGATAAAGTTATCAATCTTTTGCCTGTGATGTTTAAATATTCAGTGGAGAACATTTTCAGTAAGTTTCCAGTTGAGCTTTATGGGGAGGAAGGTCCCACTGGACCAAAGGAGAAGAACAATTGGGTGGGAGATGAAAGAAGTTGA
- the LOC117636651 gene encoding uncharacterized protein LOC117636651, producing the protein MLARRLVSLFNKSTSASQFSSSAKTVDEGKSSFGRKAVSFLLITTTGGVALSALNDLVIYQSCSSKAMEKASKNPAIIEAIGEPIVKGSWYNASLAVAHKRHSVSCTFPVSGPRGGGVLEVKAVRNGDDTWLSYLIPRDWDILIMDALVHVPENEVKQQTMRIGISDTPAPACTACTGCSTQESVNPENK; encoded by the exons atgCTGGCGAGGAGGTtggtttcgttgttcaacaaGAGCACCTCAGCATCACAGTTTTCCAG TTCGGCAAAGACTGTGGATGAAGGGAAGAGCTCGTTTGGTCGTAAAGCAGTGTCTTTTCTTCTGATTACGACTACGGGAGGTGTAGCTTTGAGCGCTCTTAATGATCTTGTTATTTATCAGAGCTGCAGCAG CAAGGCCATGGAGAAAGCCAGTAAGAACCCGGCAATCATAGAAGCTATAGGGGAACCTATTGTGAAGGGCTCATGGTACAATGCATCGCTCGCAGTAGCTCATAAGCGGCATTCTGTATCTTGCACATTTCCTGTTTCCGGACCACGAGGTGGGGGAGTCTTGGAGGTGAAGGCTGTACGTAATGGAG ATGACACCTGGCTTTCATATCTCATACCTCGTGATTGGGACATACTAATCATGGATGCCCTTGTTCATGTTCCTGAAAATGAAGTGAAGCAGCAAACAATGCGGATCGGTATATCTGACACCCCTGCTCCAGCTTGCACAGCATGCACCGGTTGTAGCACTCAAGAATCAGTGAATCCAGAGaataaataa